In the genome of Leeuwenhoekiella sp. MAR_2009_132, one region contains:
- a CDS encoding DUF779 domain-containing protein has protein sequence MTERVSATAAAKKIIDQLREQHGELMFHQSGGCCDGSSPMCFPKGDLMINETDVYLGTVHGCDFFMSKDQFEYWKHTQLTIDTTPGRGSSFSLEIPLGIRFVIKSRLYTAEEAQDLSPTRSGEH, from the coding sequence ATGACAGAACGTGTATCTGCCACAGCGGCAGCAAAAAAAATTATAGATCAATTACGAGAGCAGCACGGTGAGTTAATGTTTCATCAAAGTGGCGGCTGTTGCGACGGCTCCTCGCCTATGTGTTTTCCTAAAGGTGATCTTATGATTAATGAAACTGATGTCTATCTGGGAACCGTACACGGATGCGATTTTTTTATGTCTAAAGATCAATTTGAATATTGGAAACATACTCAGTTAACTATAGATACCACTCCGGGAAGAGGTTCTAGCTTTTCTTTAGAAATTCCTTTAGGAATACGCTTTGTAATCAAATCCAGATTATATACTGCCGAAGAAGCGCAAGATCTGAGTCCTACGCGTAGTGGAGAACATTAG
- a CDS encoding AraC family transcriptional regulator has protein sequence MQLSESFFKNRKLENLVENQTSYTLNNAAMHVFETHAQAERVLLQFDKPVLASMLRGKKIMHLRDHNSFDFLPGESLILPADELMCIDFPEAQERNPTRCLAMAIADDKIKKVVNLMNENLTKDDGSEWSLMDYNFHFTNDTGIYQILQRLLFLFTENHPSKDYFVDNMLQELIIRILQTNNRKIYTDKALKLNSNSRLAFIIQYIRDHINESLSVELLSKQACMSESNFYKVFKNELGISPIDYINTERIKLAVSLLQNPDRKIKNIYQECGFESRSYFNRVFKRMKNMSPGVFQTSMTSH, from the coding sequence ATGCAATTATCTGAATCATTTTTTAAAAACAGAAAGCTTGAAAATCTGGTCGAAAACCAGACATCATATACGTTAAATAATGCGGCTATGCATGTCTTTGAAACTCACGCACAGGCAGAACGGGTGTTGTTGCAGTTTGATAAACCGGTTTTAGCAAGTATGCTTCGCGGAAAGAAAATTATGCACCTGCGCGATCACAATAGTTTTGATTTTTTGCCTGGAGAATCACTCATCTTACCTGCAGACGAATTGATGTGTATAGATTTTCCTGAAGCACAGGAGCGTAACCCCACGCGATGTCTCGCAATGGCGATTGCAGATGATAAGATTAAAAAGGTTGTAAACCTAATGAATGAGAATCTTACTAAAGACGATGGCAGTGAATGGAGCTTAATGGATTATAATTTTCATTTTACAAATGATACCGGCATTTATCAGATTTTACAACGTCTCCTATTCCTGTTTACCGAGAATCACCCTTCTAAAGATTATTTTGTAGACAATATGCTTCAAGAACTTATCATACGTATTCTGCAAACAAATAACCGTAAAATATATACAGATAAGGCTTTAAAATTAAATAGTAATAGCAGGCTTGCCTTTATTATACAATATATAAGAGATCATATTAATGAATCTCTTTCTGTAGAACTGTTAAGCAAACAGGCGTGTATGAGTGAGTCTAACTTTTATAAGGTTTTTAAAAATGAACTGGGCATTTCTCCTATTGATTATATAAATACAGAGCGTATAAAGTTAGCGGTAAGCTTACTTCAGAATCCAGATCGTAAAATCAAAAATATATATCAGGAATGTGGCTTTGAAAGCCGCTCCTATTTTAATAGAGTATTCAAACGAATGAAAAATATGTCTCCTGGTGTTTTTCAGACTTCAATGACCAGCCATTAG
- a CDS encoding NUDIX hydrolase, producing the protein MYKVFVNDVPIILSTEKYIGANYTSIPLKRAKIKSIIKQVNLGDLTHINLYHPKGEKLLKFLKKKLPLVIAGGGMVYNKNSEILFIKRNGKWDLPKGKLEKNETIEECAIREVEEETGCKDLVLGEHITTTYHIFRRNNKFKLKETYWYKMTTTFEGTLEPQPSEGIKKVCWKNFEKSQKALSKSYENIKLLFPKEYLLLNPKDRVA; encoded by the coding sequence ATGTATAAAGTTTTTGTAAATGATGTGCCCATTATACTTTCAACTGAAAAGTATATTGGTGCAAATTACACATCAATTCCTTTAAAACGTGCAAAAATTAAAAGCATTATTAAACAAGTAAATCTAGGTGATCTTACGCACATAAATTTGTACCACCCCAAAGGTGAAAAATTACTCAAGTTTTTAAAGAAAAAGCTCCCTTTGGTTATCGCCGGTGGCGGAATGGTTTACAATAAAAATTCAGAAATTTTATTTATTAAGCGCAATGGTAAATGGGATCTTCCTAAAGGCAAATTAGAGAAGAATGAAACTATTGAAGAGTGTGCCATACGTGAGGTTGAAGAAGAAACGGGGTGTAAAGACCTGGTATTAGGTGAACACATTACCACAACATATCACATCTTCAGGCGCAATAATAAATTTAAGTTGAAGGAAACCTACTGGTATAAGATGACCACAACTTTTGAAGGTACTCTAGAGCCACAACCTTCTGAAGGAATAAAAAAAGTGTGTTGGAAAAATTTTGAAAAATCTCAAAAGGCACTTTCTAAGTCTTATGAAAATATAAAACTCCTGTTCCCTAAAGAATATTTACTACTCAACCCTAAAGATCGGGTAGCGTAG
- a CDS encoding aldehyde dehydrogenase family protein yields MSDVKTASAIVVEKPKFKDQYENFIGGKWTAPVKGEYFDNVSPVDGANFTRIPRSTAEDIEKALDAAWEAAPQWNSSAAAYRSNLLLKIADVMEQNLETLARAETWDNGKAIRETRAADLPLAVDHFRYFAGVIRAEEGSVSELDSNTVALNITEPLGVVGQIIPWNFPILMAVWKLAPALAAGNCVVLKPAEQTPVSILILMELIEGILPAGVLNIVNGFGAEAGKPLASSPRIDKIAFTGETTTGQLIMQYASKNITPVTLELGGKSPNVFFESVMDADDDFFDKCLEGAVMFALNQGEICTCPSRLLVQESIYEKFLERVVDRTKAIKLGHPLSPDTMMGAQASNDQYEKILNYISIGKEEGAEVLCGGESAYNEGLEGGFYIQPTILKGNNKMRVFQEEIFGPVLCVTSFKDEAEAIEIANDTLYGLGAGVWTRDTHQAYQISRGIKAGRVWVNNYHNYPAHAPFGGYKKSGIGRENHKMMLSHYRQTKNMLISYDKKAMGFF; encoded by the coding sequence ATGAGCGATGTAAAGACTGCTTCCGCAATCGTTGTCGAGAAGCCTAAATTTAAAGATCAATATGAAAACTTTATAGGAGGGAAATGGACAGCTCCTGTAAAAGGTGAATATTTTGACAATGTATCACCTGTAGATGGCGCAAACTTCACAAGAATACCGCGCTCTACTGCAGAAGATATCGAGAAAGCTCTAGACGCGGCCTGGGAAGCTGCCCCACAATGGAACAGCTCTGCTGCAGCCTACCGCAGTAATTTACTTCTTAAAATTGCAGATGTGATGGAGCAAAATTTAGAAACACTTGCTCGGGCTGAAACCTGGGATAATGGTAAAGCGATACGTGAAACCCGTGCGGCAGATTTACCGCTTGCTGTAGATCATTTTAGGTATTTTGCAGGGGTTATACGTGCAGAAGAAGGCTCCGTTAGTGAATTAGACAGCAATACTGTAGCCCTCAATATAACAGAACCATTAGGTGTTGTAGGTCAAATTATCCCCTGGAATTTCCCAATCTTAATGGCTGTTTGGAAACTTGCTCCTGCTCTTGCCGCAGGTAATTGCGTAGTTCTAAAACCGGCAGAACAAACTCCTGTGAGTATACTTATATTAATGGAGTTAATTGAAGGTATTTTGCCGGCAGGTGTACTTAATATTGTAAACGGTTTTGGAGCTGAAGCCGGAAAGCCTCTCGCCTCTAGTCCGCGTATAGATAAGATTGCATTTACAGGAGAAACCACAACCGGTCAACTTATTATGCAATATGCTTCTAAAAATATCACACCGGTTACTTTAGAGTTAGGAGGTAAGTCTCCAAATGTTTTCTTTGAAAGCGTTATGGATGCAGACGATGATTTCTTTGACAAATGTCTTGAAGGTGCGGTAATGTTTGCTCTAAACCAAGGTGAGATTTGCACCTGTCCTTCTCGATTGCTGGTGCAGGAAAGTATTTATGAAAAATTCTTAGAACGCGTGGTAGATCGTACAAAAGCCATCAAACTGGGACACCCGTTAAGTCCTGATACCATGATGGGAGCTCAGGCTTCTAACGACCAATACGAGAAAATTTTAAACTATATAAGTATTGGTAAAGAAGAAGGCGCAGAAGTACTCTGTGGTGGAGAATCAGCGTACAATGAGGGACTTGAAGGTGGTTTTTATATTCAACCTACTATTTTAAAAGGCAATAATAAAATGCGCGTTTTTCAAGAAGAAATTTTTGGCCCTGTGCTTTGTGTAACATCTTTTAAAGATGAGGCAGAAGCTATTGAGATCGCTAATGATACTTTATATGGTCTTGGTGCAGGCGTCTGGACCCGTGATACACATCAAGCTTACCAGATCTCAAGAGGCATTAAAGCCGGTCGTGTTTGGGTAAATAACTATCATAATTATCCTGCTCACGCTCCCTTTGGTGGTTATAAAAAGTCTGGTATAGGACGTGAAAACCATAAAATGATGTTATCTCATTACCGTCAGACAAAAAATATGCTAATTTCTTATGACAAAAAAGCAATGGGCTTTTTCTAA
- a CDS encoding thioredoxin family protein has translation MARTQSNMLPLGTIAPFFSLLNPLTNKYVTLVDAAGELGTVVMFLCNHCPFVKHVNDEIVRIANDYRVLGFGFVAISSNDVEKYPEDSPWLMRDTAHKYNYSFPYLYDESQEVAQAYNAACTPDFYLFNAALKLVYRGQLDDSRPGNGIPVNGRDFREALDNIFNNRKQNELQKPSLGCGIKWKEIR, from the coding sequence ATGGCAAGAACACAATCTAATATGCTTCCATTAGGAACCATCGCTCCTTTTTTTTCTTTGCTAAACCCCCTTACTAATAAATATGTAACTTTAGTTGATGCGGCTGGAGAGCTGGGTACAGTTGTTATGTTTTTATGCAACCACTGCCCGTTTGTTAAACATGTGAATGATGAGATTGTACGTATCGCAAATGATTACCGGGTTTTAGGTTTTGGCTTTGTAGCTATAAGCAGTAATGATGTTGAGAAATATCCAGAAGACAGCCCCTGGCTAATGCGCGATACTGCGCATAAATACAATTATTCATTTCCTTATTTATACGATGAGAGTCAGGAAGTTGCTCAAGCGTATAATGCCGCCTGTACTCCAGATTTTTATTTGTTTAACGCAGCATTAAAATTGGTATACAGAGGTCAGCTTGATGATTCCCGCCCCGGCAATGGCATCCCCGTAAACGGAAGAGATTTTAGAGAGGCATTAGACAATATCTTTAATAATCGCAAGCAAAACGAACTTCAAAAGCCAAGCCTGGGATGTGGTATAAAATGGAAAGAGATCCGCTAA
- the pyrE gene encoding orotate phosphoribosyltransferase: MILKKETAKKTAELLLQINAIKLQPQNPFTWASGWKSPIYCDNRITLSYPQIRNYLRENIAQQIEHLYGKPDVIAGVATGAIGIGMLVADYLNVPFVYVRPEAKKHGRQNKIEGKLDSGQTVIVVEDLISTGKSSLMAVDALKEAGANVKGMLAIFTYGFDVALENFKNYNLDLYTLSDYEHLLEQALDTRYISEKEKLTLQSWRLSPDTWEAAV, from the coding sequence ATGATTTTAAAAAAGGAAACAGCCAAAAAAACGGCTGAGTTGTTATTGCAAATTAATGCAATTAAATTACAACCACAAAATCCCTTCACCTGGGCTAGCGGTTGGAAGTCTCCCATTTATTGCGATAACCGCATCACACTCTCTTACCCCCAGATACGCAACTACTTACGTGAGAATATTGCGCAGCAAATTGAACATTTGTATGGGAAACCAGATGTAATTGCAGGTGTAGCAACAGGAGCAATAGGTATAGGAATGCTGGTTGCAGACTATCTAAATGTACCATTTGTATATGTACGTCCTGAGGCTAAAAAACACGGAAGACAAAATAAAATAGAGGGTAAATTAGATTCTGGGCAAACAGTGATTGTGGTTGAAGACCTAATAAGCACAGGAAAAAGTAGTCTTATGGCTGTTGATGCTCTAAAAGAAGCTGGCGCTAACGTTAAAGGAATGCTTGCCATTTTTACTTATGGTTTTGATGTAGCTCTGGAAAATTTTAAAAACTATAATTTAGATCTGTACACTTTAAGCGACTACGAGCATTTACTTGAGCAGGCATTAGATACACGATACATTTCTGAAAAAGAAAAACTTACATTGCAATCATGGCGTCTCTCTCCAGACACCTGGGAGGCAGCGGTATAA
- a CDS encoding tRNA-binding protein, producing the protein MQNDLSWSEFERVEMRVGTILTVSDFPEANKPAFQLQIDFGDSIGIRKTSAQIRSKYERTELVGKQVVAVVNFPKKQIANFMSECLILGAVDGSAVTLLSPDLPVENGLRIG; encoded by the coding sequence ATGCAAAATGATCTCAGTTGGTCAGAATTTGAGCGCGTTGAAATGCGTGTAGGTACAATCTTAACAGTTAGTGATTTTCCGGAAGCTAATAAGCCGGCATTTCAATTGCAAATTGATTTTGGTGATAGTATAGGAATTCGTAAAACTTCTGCTCAAATAAGATCAAAATATGAGCGTACTGAATTAGTAGGTAAGCAAGTAGTTGCAGTAGTTAATTTCCCAAAGAAACAGATTGCTAACTTTATGAGCGAGTGTCTTATTTTAGGGGCTGTTGATGGTAGTGCTGTAACTCTACTAAGTCCTGATCTTCCTGTTGAAAATGGATTACGCATAGGTTAG
- a CDS encoding M14 family metallopeptidase — protein sequence MKIYLFSFIVVVLIACAEKPKPEDFDLETQFEKSEGTQTPEYADVISYYKQLDSAYVAIKTYEIGETDSGFPLTLITYNPDRSLESEFSENKNALRVLINNGIHPGEPDGIDATMMMMRDLASGKIKTPENIWVGAIAVYNVGGALNRNSTSRTNQNGPEEYGFRGNARNYDLNRDFIKADTKNARSFAEVYHLINPDVFIDNHVSNGADYQYVLTHLFTQYNKLGGKLGAYLNTEMHPQLEKELEANGWPITPYVNVFNEVPETGFSQFMDYPRYSTGYTTLWNTLGMMVETHMLKPYKPRVEGTYELMKAMLNIASKDAARIKKMRNEIDSLYKSGNYSGKHYVTNFTIDSSRTTMFDFKGFEGKQITSTVTGLDRLKYDREAPFSKEVTYYNYIKPTDSVTIPKLYIIPQAYSDIVTRLRENKIRYTALKKDTSIAVTVYHIADYSTRSTPYEGHYLHSATQVDKSTENINVRKGDYLVETAQSGLRYLLETLEPTAVDSFFNWNYFDTILQQKEGFSPYVWEDKAQELLDGNPDLKQEFETKKQVDKDFSKNWYAQLDWLHKKSPNYENAHLRYPIFRVE from the coding sequence ATGAAAATTTATCTATTCAGTTTTATAGTGGTTGTACTTATTGCCTGTGCTGAGAAACCAAAACCCGAAGATTTTGATTTAGAAACTCAATTTGAAAAAAGCGAAGGGACACAAACTCCTGAATATGCTGATGTAATATCTTACTACAAACAGCTAGATTCTGCATATGTTGCTATAAAAACCTACGAGATAGGTGAGACAGATAGCGGATTTCCATTAACACTTATTACCTACAATCCTGACCGAAGTCTGGAGTCTGAATTTTCTGAAAACAAGAATGCATTACGAGTGCTTATAAATAATGGTATTCATCCCGGTGAGCCAGATGGTATAGACGCTACGATGATGATGATGCGGGATTTAGCTAGTGGAAAAATAAAAACTCCTGAAAATATTTGGGTTGGAGCCATTGCTGTTTACAATGTAGGAGGAGCCCTTAATCGCAACAGTACCAGTCGTACTAATCAAAATGGTCCCGAGGAATACGGGTTTAGAGGTAATGCGCGTAATTATGATCTAAATAGAGATTTTATAAAAGCCGACACAAAAAATGCACGCAGTTTCGCTGAAGTTTATCACCTAATAAATCCCGATGTATTCATAGATAACCACGTGAGTAATGGTGCAGATTATCAGTATGTGCTTACCCATTTATTTACGCAATACAACAAACTTGGAGGAAAACTAGGTGCGTATCTAAATACAGAGATGCATCCACAATTAGAAAAAGAGTTAGAAGCAAATGGCTGGCCTATTACTCCTTATGTTAATGTTTTTAATGAAGTTCCTGAAACCGGCTTTTCTCAGTTTATGGATTACCCAAGATATTCAACAGGCTACACTACCTTATGGAATACTTTAGGAATGATGGTAGAAACACATATGCTTAAACCTTACAAGCCTAGAGTTGAAGGTACTTATGAACTTATGAAAGCTATGCTAAACATCGCATCTAAAGATGCTGCCAGGATCAAAAAGATGCGGAATGAAATTGATTCTCTTTATAAAAGCGGAAACTACAGCGGTAAACACTATGTTACTAATTTCACTATAGATAGCTCAAGAACTACAATGTTTGATTTTAAAGGTTTTGAAGGCAAGCAGATTACAAGTACCGTAACCGGTTTAGATCGTTTAAAATATGATCGGGAAGCTCCTTTTTCTAAAGAAGTGACCTATTACAATTATATAAAACCAACTGATTCGGTCACAATTCCTAAATTGTATATTATTCCTCAGGCTTACAGTGATATAGTCACACGTCTTAGAGAAAATAAAATCAGATACACCGCCTTAAAAAAAGACACTTCAATAGCGGTTACTGTTTATCATATTGCAGACTATAGCACACGATCTACACCTTATGAAGGTCATTATCTGCATTCAGCAACACAGGTTGACAAAAGCACAGAAAACATCAATGTTAGAAAAGGAGATTATCTGGTAGAAACCGCGCAATCAGGACTGCGCTATTTACTAGAGACATTAGAACCTACAGCCGTTGACTCGTTTTTTAACTGGAATTATTTTGATACTATTTTACAGCAAAAAGAAGGCTTTTCTCCTTACGTATGGGAAGACAAAGCTCAGGAATTGCTTGATGGTAATCCAGACTTAAAACAAGAGTTTGAAACTAAAAAACAAGTAGATAAAGATTTCAGTAAAAATTGGTATGCTCAATTAGATTGGCTTCATAAGAAATCTCCTAATTATGAAAATGCTCATCTACGCTACCCGATCTTTAGGGTTGAGTAG
- a CDS encoding uracil-DNA glycosylase family protein, whose protein sequence is MFDHIHPYLPFNLEEATTLIVGTLPPPRFTKGELLKEDVDFCYGSKNGMLWPILDHIFNLNLVYDNSKFAIDQRLNFLKKQKIGVCDIVASAKREKIDASDLGMQAVELRDLIGYLHEFSQINTLLFTGGNSKNGPEYFFRRQAKEYGIKLDVISATVPRIHKFKIENRSIKTVSLSAPSGAANRAIGSMKAYQLQKDLNPSFTTFDFRVNQYRPFFTREPID, encoded by the coding sequence ATGTTTGACCATATTCACCCGTATCTCCCATTTAATCTTGAAGAAGCCACAACACTCATTGTGGGAACATTGCCACCGCCACGTTTTACAAAAGGCGAACTTTTAAAAGAGGATGTAGATTTCTGCTACGGAAGTAAAAATGGAATGTTATGGCCCATACTTGATCATATCTTTAATCTTAATTTGGTTTATGACAATTCTAAATTTGCCATAGATCAACGGCTCAATTTTCTCAAAAAACAAAAAATTGGCGTATGCGATATAGTAGCTTCGGCAAAACGTGAGAAAATTGATGCATCAGATCTCGGAATGCAAGCTGTAGAACTGCGCGATTTAATTGGCTATCTGCATGAGTTTTCGCAAATTAACACCTTACTATTTACCGGTGGAAACAGTAAAAATGGTCCTGAATATTTTTTTCGCCGACAGGCAAAAGAATACGGAATCAAATTAGACGTCATCTCTGCTACCGTACCCCGCATTCATAAATTTAAAATCGAGAACCGGAGCATTAAAACCGTGTCGCTTTCGGCTCCTTCGGGCGCTGCTAATAGAGCCATAGGGAGTATGAAAGCTTACCAATTACAGAAAGATTTAAATCCTTCATTTACTACTTTTGATTTTAGGGTGAATCAATACCGCCCCTTTTTTACACGTGAACCCATAGATTAA